From the Sphingomonas mesophila genome, one window contains:
- the gatA gene encoding Asp-tRNA(Asn)/Glu-tRNA(Gln) amidotransferase subunit GatA: MSELTAKTIAELRDGFRGGEFSAREIAEAFNAAVESGKALNAWTVATPELALEAAAVADSAVVSKTLLPLSGIPLGIKDLFCTAGVESTTGSRILAGFKPTYESTVSGKLKAAGAGMLGKLNMDEFAMGSSNETSAYGPVISPWKRSDGGNAALTPGGSSGGSAAAVAAGMAPGVTGTDTGGSIRQPAAFTGICGIKPTYGRCSRWGIVAFASSLDQAGPMARTVRDCAILLENMAGFDPKDATSLDLPVPQWEASLSSDLKGKRVGIPKEYRIDGVPGEINALWDQGIAWLKDAGATIVEISLPHTKYALPTYYIIAPAEASSNLARYDGVRYGLREMGVKSLDDMYAATRSAGFGTEVKRRIMIGTYVLSAGFYDAYFTKAQKVRALVKRDFARAFEQCDLILTPTAPSAAFGLGEKMSDPLAMYLNDVFAVPASLAGLPAMSVPGGVDGQGLPLGLHIIGRELDEQSVLDAGLAIEERAGFTARAEKWW, encoded by the coding sequence GTGAGCGAGCTGACGGCCAAGACCATCGCCGAGCTTCGCGACGGGTTTCGTGGCGGGGAGTTCAGTGCCCGCGAGATCGCCGAGGCGTTCAATGCGGCGGTCGAGTCGGGCAAGGCGCTCAATGCGTGGACCGTCGCGACGCCCGAGCTGGCGCTCGAGGCGGCGGCTGTTGCGGACAGTGCAGTGGTTTCCAAGACGCTGTTGCCGCTGAGCGGAATACCGTTGGGAATCAAGGACTTGTTCTGCACGGCGGGCGTCGAGAGCACGACCGGTTCGCGCATCCTCGCGGGCTTCAAGCCGACCTACGAGAGCACCGTCTCGGGCAAGCTCAAGGCGGCCGGCGCGGGGATGCTGGGCAAGCTCAACATGGACGAGTTCGCGATGGGCTCGTCGAACGAGACCAGCGCCTACGGCCCGGTCATCAGCCCGTGGAAACGAAGCGACGGCGGCAATGCGGCGCTGACCCCCGGCGGAAGCTCGGGCGGATCGGCGGCGGCGGTCGCGGCGGGCATGGCGCCGGGCGTGACCGGTACCGACACCGGCGGCTCGATCCGCCAGCCCGCGGCGTTCACCGGCATCTGCGGGATCAAGCCGACCTACGGCCGCTGCAGCCGCTGGGGCATCGTCGCGTTCGCAAGCTCGCTCGACCAGGCCGGGCCGATGGCGCGCACGGTGCGCGACTGCGCCATCTTGCTCGAGAACATGGCCGGCTTCGACCCCAAGGACGCGACCAGCCTGGACCTCCCGGTGCCGCAGTGGGAGGCGAGCTTATCGAGCGATCTCAAGGGCAAGCGCGTCGGCATTCCCAAGGAATATCGGATCGACGGGGTGCCCGGCGAAATCAACGCGCTGTGGGACCAGGGCATCGCCTGGCTCAAGGATGCGGGCGCGACGATCGTCGAGATCAGCCTGCCGCACACCAAATATGCGCTGCCGACCTATTACATCATCGCCCCCGCGGAAGCGTCGTCCAACCTCGCGCGCTATGACGGGGTGCGTTACGGGCTTCGCGAAATGGGGGTGAAGAGCCTCGACGACATGTACGCCGCGACCCGCTCGGCGGGCTTCGGGACCGAGGTCAAGCGGCGAATCATGATCGGCACCTATGTGCTTTCGGCCGGTTTCTACGATGCCTATTTCACCAAGGCGCAGAAGGTGCGGGCGCTGGTCAAGCGCGATTTCGCCCGAGCGTTCGAACAGTGCGACCTGATCCTCACCCCGACCGCGCCGTCGGCGGCATTCGGGCTCGGCGAGAAGATGAGCGATCCGCTGGCAATGTATCTCAACGACGTGTTCGCGGTCCCGGCCAGCCTGGCGGGGCTGCCGGCGATGAGCGTTCCGGGCGGGGTGGACGGGCAGGGGCTTCCGCTCGGCCTCCACATCATCGGCCGCGAACTGGACGAGCAGAGCGTGCTCGATGCCGGGTTGGCCATCGAGGAGCGCGCCGGGTTCACCGCGCGGGCGGAGAAATGGTGGTGA
- the gatB gene encoding Asp-tRNA(Asn)/Glu-tRNA(Gln) amidotransferase subunit GatB gives MPEYRIHGETGEWEVVIGLEVHAQVVSNAKLFSGASTTFGAEPNTQVSLVDAAMPGMLPVPNRECIRQAVRTGMAIEAQINRWSRFDRKNYFYADLPQGYQISQLYHPLVGEGAVTVLTDEKDETSARTIGVERIHVEQDAGKLMHDQHPTMSYVDLNRSGVALMEIVSKPDMRSPAEAGAYLRKLRAILRYVGSCDGNMEEGSMRADVNVSVRRPGEPFGTRTETKNVNSVRFVQAVIEHEARRQVAVIEEGGEVVQETRLYDPDKGVTRTLRSKEDAHDYRYFPDPDLLPLELDEAFLEECRASLPELPDAKRARYEAAGVSAYNASVLTAEVESARWFDALLEAGVDAKQAANWVVAELFGALNRRGETFATTGISPAEAAELLKLVADGTISGTIAKQVFEIMLETGEAPSRIVEERGLKQTSDTGAIDSEIDRILGVNADKVAEYRGGKAQLFGFFVGQVMKAMQGKANPALVNERLRAKLDG, from the coding sequence ATGCCTGAGTACAGAATCCACGGCGAGACCGGCGAGTGGGAGGTGGTGATCGGGCTCGAGGTCCATGCCCAGGTCGTCTCCAACGCCAAGCTGTTCTCGGGCGCGTCGACGACGTTCGGGGCGGAGCCCAATACGCAGGTGTCGCTCGTCGATGCGGCGATGCCGGGAATGCTTCCGGTGCCCAACCGCGAATGCATCCGCCAGGCGGTGCGCACCGGGATGGCGATCGAGGCCCAGATCAACAGATGGTCGCGGTTCGACCGCAAGAATTATTTCTACGCCGATCTGCCGCAGGGCTACCAGATCTCGCAGCTCTATCACCCGCTGGTCGGCGAGGGCGCGGTGACCGTGCTCACCGACGAGAAGGACGAGACCAGCGCGCGGACGATCGGAGTCGAGCGGATCCACGTCGAGCAGGACGCCGGCAAGCTGATGCACGACCAGCACCCGACCATGTCCTATGTCGATCTCAACCGCTCGGGCGTGGCGCTGATGGAGATCGTGTCCAAGCCCGACATGCGCTCGCCGGCCGAGGCCGGGGCGTACCTACGCAAGCTGCGCGCGATCCTGCGCTACGTCGGCTCGTGCGACGGCAATATGGAAGAGGGCTCGATGCGCGCCGACGTCAATGTCAGCGTGCGGCGTCCGGGCGAGCCGTTCGGTACCCGCACGGAGACCAAGAACGTCAATTCGGTGCGCTTCGTCCAGGCGGTGATCGAGCATGAGGCGCGGCGCCAGGTGGCGGTGATCGAGGAGGGCGGCGAGGTCGTCCAGGAGACCCGGCTGTACGACCCGGACAAGGGCGTGACGCGCACCCTGCGCTCGAAGGAAGACGCGCACGACTATCGCTATTTCCCCGACCCCGATCTGTTGCCGTTGGAGCTCGACGAGGCGTTCCTCGAGGAATGCCGGGCGTCGCTGCCGGAGTTGCCCGACGCCAAGCGCGCGCGCTACGAGGCGGCGGGGGTCTCGGCCTACAACGCCAGCGTTTTGACCGCCGAGGTCGAGAGCGCGCGCTGGTTCGACGCGCTGCTCGAGGCCGGGGTCGATGCCAAGCAGGCCGCCAATTGGGTGGTGGCGGAGCTGTTCGGCGCGCTTAACCGCCGCGGCGAAACTTTTGCCACCACCGGGATATCGCCGGCCGAGGCGGCGGAACTGCTCAAGCTGGTCGCCGACGGCACGATCAGCGGGACGATCGCAAAGCAGGTGTTCGAGATCATGCTCGAGACCGGCGAGGCGCCGTCCAGGATCGTCGAGGAGCGCGGGCTCAAGCAGACCAGCGACACGGGCGCGATCGACAGCGAGATCGACCGGATCCTTGGCGTCAACGCCGACAAGGTCGCCGAATATCGCGGCGGCAAGGCGCAGCTGTTCGGCTTTTTCGTCGGCCAGGTGATGAAGGCGATGCAGGGCAAGGCCAACCCGGCGCTGGTCAACGAACGGCTGCGCGCGAAACTCGACGGCTGA
- the gatC gene encoding Asp-tRNA(Asn)/Glu-tRNA(Gln) amidotransferase subunit GatC, which produces MSVTDQEVRHVAKLARLALGEEEIARMVPELNNILGWVEQLSEVDTDGVEPLTAVIANDLRLRDDVVDDGDCRDEVLANAPDAQHGFFAVPKVIE; this is translated from the coding sequence ATGTCCGTCACCGACCAGGAAGTGCGCCACGTTGCCAAGCTCGCCCGGCTCGCGCTGGGCGAGGAGGAGATCGCCCGGATGGTGCCCGAGCTCAACAATATCCTCGGCTGGGTCGAGCAGCTCAGCGAGGTCGACACCGACGGCGTCGAGCCGCTGACCGCCGTGATCGCCAACGATCTTCGGTTGCGGGACGACGTGGTCGACGACGGCGACTGTCGCGACGAAGTGCTGGCCAATGCGCCCGACGCCCAGCACGGCTTCTTCGCAGTGCCCAAGGTGATCGAATAG